The following DNA comes from Amblyraja radiata isolate CabotCenter1 chromosome 37, sAmbRad1.1.pri, whole genome shotgun sequence.
aattacctcatctgacagctcgttccataaacccaccaccctctgtgtaaaatcaaTCAGTCGTaacaagggtccagacccaaaacatttgTCAGGCTATTCCgttcacagaagctgcctgacctgctgagctccttcagcactttgttttaagtgattgcaagatacagcatggaaacaggcccttcagcccatgctagtcccatgttatcccactttctcatccactccgtaaacactagaggcaattttacagaccaaccaacctccaaacccgcacgtctttacgaTGCGAGGAGAAACCGGAGCATTAAGAGGAAATCCacccggacacagggagaacgtgcaaactccgcacagacagcacccgaggtcagggttgaaccctggtctctggagctgtgaggaagtggctctacccgctgcgccaccgtgccattctgTCACTGACTCTAATTCTGTTTAACGATCTCATCCCACACCTTAATGGAAATCTTCCAAATGCCCCAAACCATCACCTCAATTGATTCACTTTTATCTCTTCCACTCTAAAAAACCTCAACATTTTTATCAAACCGAATTTCCCTTCAGTGACTGCATACATGTGGTCCATTGGCCAGTCAGATTTGCTGGTGGGACAGGACTTCATGAGAAAATGATAACgaggaattctgtggaattcattgccacagacggctgtggtggacaagtcaatggatatttttaaggcagagatactcatcctcactttattagccaaatatgtttcgcaacatacgaggaatttgagattcattcttgattagtacgggtgtcagggtgatggggagaaggcaggagaatggggttaggagggagagataggtcatccatgattgaatggcggagtagaatggcctaattctgctcctatcccttatgaatttatgagcttTAAAAACCGTTTGAAGACTAAAGATGTCGGGAATTAGCTTCAGATCTTTGAGAAGTTTTAAAGTATTAATGTTGTTTTGTTATGTTAGTCATTTCTTAGTCATTGCCTGTGGCACAATCAGGAACGACTTTCCCACGACCACTGTCCTCTGCGATCGTGCCGGGACTTGCTAGCTTCCACCTCGTGGTTTCCCCTCACACTGTGCACTCTTCTCTTGAATGATTTCATCTCATTGTTCTGTTGCAAAAAcaactccccccctccttctcccccccccccagacaaatATCCCATGCCACGGATTTACCAACCAGGGCGGGGGTCAACAACAGCACGAAGCTGGCCAGAGAAGTGAAACaaagctgcattgggggggggtgtTAGCTGCGAATCTTGCATGTCCGTCCATCTGCCTGATGATCTGCGCGCAGTGGCCCACATGTGACCCAGAGTCCTGGACTAGCCATCCAAGGAGAAGAGAGTTCAAGTCCCACCAGAGCCGCAGTGGAATTTATATCCTGTTACTAATCGAGAATGTTTTGAGTGCGGGAGAACCATCTAATCTTGGTCATGATGACCACAATACTATtgatgtgggaaagaactgcagatgaatgaatgaattaatacgtttattggccaagtatattcacatacaaggaatttgccttgatgctccgcccgcaagtgacaacatgacacacagtgacaattaaaaatgacacaaaaaaacattaaacatcaataataaaacattatcgattaaacatgtgaattcaaaaaaataaaataaaagcatgctggtttaaactcgagaaacacaaaacgctggagtaactcagcgggacaggcaacatctctggagagaagcaatgggtgataagGCAGGCAGCTGTGGATCTGTGAATAGTGTTTGCAACATATTATTGTTAAACTCTGTGCAAGATGGAATCAGCAGCTGGCTGATCAGGGCTGTTGAAGGGGAACAGTAAAGGTTTTTGAGTTGTACCTCAGTGTTGGCACGGGCAACAGGAGCGGGAGGAGATGGAGTAACTctgcctggatagggtggatgtggagaggatgtttccactagtgggagagtctaggaccagaggtcacagcacagaattaaaggatgttcctttaggaaagagataagaatgaatttctttagtcagagggtagtgaatctgtggaattcattgccacaaaaggctggggaggccatcaatggatatttttaaagtacaAAATCTAGAGAtaaatttgtgtttaagaaggaactgcagatgctggaaaaatcaaaggtagacaaaaagctggagaaactcagcgggtcaggcagcatctatggagcgaaggaatgggtgacgttttgggtcgagacccttcttcagactgatgttggcatGATATCTGCGACTACACCAATGcataattcttgattagtgcgggtgtcaggtgttagggggagaaggcaggtgaatggggttagggagagattgatctgccacgagtactccagcattttgtgtctatctttggtgtgaacctgcagttcattcctgcagAGGTCTGGGAGGAGGCAGGATTACATCTTCATCTCCGTGGGAAAATCACAAACTGATAGAGAAACTGGCAAGTGCAGTTGGTGgcttacaaaggaagacacagagcgctggagtagctcagcagggtgGGACTGCGTTACTTGGCTAGTAATGATAACAAGCTTTGCTTACTGCCATCAGGGATATGACAAGTCGCAGATCAAGTCTAAACACATTTAAATATTttgtcgacacaaggaactgcagatttcatCTTTCTGAATCATATATACGCTCCTGTGTTCTTTTTACCCAAATTTAGGATGggtgtctgaagggtctcgacctgaaatgtcacccattccttctctccagagatgctgccggtcccgctgagtaattccagcattttgtgtctatcttcggtgtaaactagcatctgcagttccttcctacacattaggactcCTTGGTCATCCGTGGTCCCCCGACACGGCCAACCTAATCCTTCTTCCTTGTTGGACATGTCGTCCTCCAGTTGGATAGAGCTGATCCCTAGATTGTGGGTATAAACTGTATTCAGCTGCAGACAGAACAGATACAGGACTCTCCCCAAGTGTAACTACTAAACTGATGGAAGATCAGGCGGGAGGCTGACCAACACTGCCACACTGTGGACTGAAAGAATACTACAGCTTCTGAAAAATCTGAAACTTCAGATGTTAGATACACAAGGAACTGACAACTAACCCTAACCCCTAATGCAAGGAGCTGGTACGTTGGCCAAGGCCATGGGTCAAGAAGGTTCCCACCAGTGAACCTGTGTAAAactcaatgtgctggaggaactcagcgggcgaggcagcatctgtcgatactccttcttcagtctgaagggtcccaacctgaaacgtcacctatccatgttctcccgagatgctgcctgacccgctgagttactccagcattttgtgtccaactgtggaggcaatggacaggtgacatttgtgTCCAGGCCCTTCTTGTGACTGCTCCACCATTTAGAATTTCTGCTTCGGATTACAGCATCTTCAGCCAAGAGCCGGCCTGAGAGATGAAGTGTGGCCCATTGACTTCCCCTGAGCTGCCATGGGTCAACCAGTGTGCAAtgctgaggggagaagaggacaaGGTAACGACAGAACAAGGGTTAAAATGCCGGAGGATTGAAGCATGGTGTTTGGCCAATTTATTCccagtgtgcggggggggggggcaggtttgCTGGGGACCAGGTGCGCAGGGGACCAGGTGCGCGGGGGACCAGGTGTCAGGGGGACCCAGGTGTGCGGGGGACCCAGGTGTGAGGGCGGCCCAGGTGTGAGGGGGAGCCAGGTGTGCGGGGGACCCTGGTGTGAGGGGGACACAGGTGCGCGTGGGACCAGGTGTGCGGGGGACCCAGGTGTGAGGGGGACCCAGGTGTGAGGGGGACCCAGGTGTGAGGGGACCCAGGTGTGAGGGGACCCAGGTGTGAGGGGGGCCCAGGTGTGAGGGGGACCCAGGTGTGAGGGGGACCCAGGTGTGCGGGGGACCCTGGTGTGAGGGGGGCCCAGGTGTGAGGGGGGCCAGGTGTGAGGGGGGCCCAGGTGTGAGGGGGGCCAGGTGTGAGGGGGGCACAGGTGCGCGGGGGACCCAGGTGTGAGGGGGACCCAGGTGCGCGGGGGGTCAGGTGTGAGGGGGGCCAGGTGTGAGGGGGACCCAGGTGTGAGGGGGACCAGGTGTGAGGGGGGCCCAGGTGTGAGGGGGGCCAGGTGTGAGGGGACCCAGGTGTGAGGGGGACCCAGGTGTGAGGGGGACCCAGGTGTGCGGGGGGCCCAGGTGTGAGGGGGACCCAGGTGTGAGGGGGACCCAGGTGTGCGGGGGACCAGGTGTGCGGGGGACCCAGGTGTGAGGGGGACCCAGGTGTGCGGGGGACCCAGGTGCGCATGGGACCAGGTGTGAGGGGGACCCAGGTGTGATGGGGACCCAGGTGCGCGGGGGACCAGGTGTGCGGGGGACCCAGGTGTCAGGGGGACCCAGGTGTGCGGGGGACCCAGGTGTGAGGGCGGCCCAGGTGTGAGGGGGAGCCAGGTGTGCGGGGGACCCTGGTGTGAGGGGGACACAGGTGCGCGTGGGACCAGGTGTGCGGGGGACCCAGGTGTGAGGGGGACCCAGGTGTGAGGGGGACCCAGGTGTGAGGGGGACCCAGGTGTGCGGGGGACCCTGGTGTGAGGGGGGCCAGGTGTGAGGGGGGCCCAGGTGTGAGGGGGGCCAGGTGTGAGGGGGGCCAGGTGTGAGGGGGGCACAGGTGCGCGGGGGACCCAGGTGTGAGGGGGACCCAGGTGCGCGGGGGGTCAGGTGTGAGGGGGGCCCAGGTGTGAGGGGGGCCCAGGTGTGAGGGGGGCCAGGTGTGAGGGGACCCAGGTGTGAGGGGGACCCAGGTGTGAGGGGGACCCAGGTGTGAGGGGGACCCAGGTGTGAGGGGGACCCAGGTGTGAGGGGGACCCAGGTGTGCGGGGGACCCAGGTGTGCGGGGGACCAGGTGTGCGGGGGACCCAGGTGTGAGGGGGACCCAGGTGTGCGGGGGACCAGGTGTGCGGGGGACCCAGGTGTGAGGGGGACCCAGGTGTGCGGGGGACCCAGGTGCGCATGGGACCAGGTGTGAGGGGGACCCAGGTGTGAGGGGGACCCAGGTGTGAGGGGGACCCAGGTGCGCGTGGGACCAGGTGTGCGGGGGACCAGGTGTGCGGGAGACCATGGCACAAACACCAAAAATACTCTCCTGCAGGCAGCCACCTAAATCACTGCCTCAAGCatattgaccggttgcatcacggactggtttggcaacttgaacatccaggaacgatgaagactgcaaaaagtggtgagcaCTGCCCGCTCCATCATGGTTTCTGAccgccccaccatcgaagggatttacaggagtcactgcctcaatagggcagccagcatcatcagacccacaccaccccagccacgctctcattttactcctgccatcgggaagaggaTATAGGATccagaaaactgtaacgtccaggttcaggaacagtttcttcccgacatccatcaggctattaaacactacaacctccaaataagctctgaactacaatagactacgtGTTTGtctgtgtatacatgtgtgtgtacacacatacacatatatattcttACTTACggctgcacaacagaatatgtaaacatcgtacaCTCACACACGTCTATATATAgacattttttctcatttatcttattgtttacagtgtactatgtttacatattgtgtcgtgctgctgcaagtaagaatgtcattgttctatctgggtgatatgacaataaaacaccaggTCACAAGCACCAGAAGCATTGCATTGCAGGATGCGTCTAATAACAATGcctcgtttgcacgttctccctgtgaccacgtgggcttctcccacatcccatagacgtgcgggtttgtaagttaatttgcttctgttaaATATCCCTAGAATTTAGCGGGTGAAtaccaaagtgggataacattgaattagtgtaaaggggtgatggatggtcagcgcggactcagtgggccgaggggcctgtttccatgctgtatttctaaactaaactcagtgcaAGTCCATTGCCGTTTCACCTGGAGCTGGAAGGTGGGATTGGAAGAGGTGAAAGGACACGTGATGCTTGTCCGAGACTGACCTTCACCTCTCTGTAGATAAgtggctcatgttatgagtcatgcgtttggtagttacgcccactagctcgTTAGTATGAGTCACGCCCACTAGCTCATTAGCGTCTACTGCATTCCGTTAGACTCACCGTTGCTTGTATTGCTTGTTCCTAATAAACTCTATATAACCtgacatggtgcaaggccactgttATTATACGGACCACAAATCgacactctccccttccccagtTCTGTCAATGGGTTGCAGGGAAACTGCtgactgtttctctctctgcagacgctgcccgacccgctgaaccTTCTCCACATTATGTGTATAATGATTTCCTGCATTGGCAATGTTGCCGCCAATCTTCATCACCTCGCAGTGCAACCTGCAGCCTACTGGCCAGGTGTTTCTGCTCTCTTACAGACTTAGGAATAATCCAACCAGCGCCAATGCTTGATGTCAAGGAAAACGTGTCAGCGAAGGTGAATGTGGTGCGGATGTACACAGACTGCTGAAGAGACACGGCCAGTTTCATCAAAACCTCCCTACTTTCACCATCCCCTGTAATGAAGCCAACATCAATCCAAGCTTCAGCTTCATCTACTTCCCCCACGACACTCCTTGTATTGAAATACACACTATTATGGTCATTGCTTTATTGTGATTTTGATGATTACATATTATCTGTATGTTATAGTGTTTACAGGGGCTATGCTGCAGCAAGGAAGACTAGCATTCTAGACTCTCATCTTTTACATTGTTGGTTTGGTCTCCACACACTCTTCCTGCGAGCACTCTGCAATCCCACAACAACAGTGCCCCTTTGTTCCACTCACCCCTTCCCATTGGAACGTCTACAGCCCTTGGGAATAACCCCAGTGTCAGGAGATATCTCGACAAGGCATTCAAAATAAAATATCACAGTTTACAATGAAAGGCAGGCGGCTTCAAATATTAAGCTTGAAATAATCCAttatatgtagacacaaaatgctggaccacaaagtctgaagaagggtcttgacccgaaatgtcacctattccttttctccagagatgctgcctgaccagctgagttcatccagcattttgtgtctatctttggtgtaaaccggcatctgcagttctttcttacatgtaGAGTTGGGGCTCagatgtgaccatgtgggttttctctgggtgctctggtttcctcccacactccaaagacgtgcaagtttccaGGTTAATTGGATCGTGTAaactgcctccagtgtgtagaatgggaaaagtgggataaggtggaactagtgtgaagggattagattagattagattagtttattgtcattattTATTGTataaatttcgtttccctgcagtcatacatataattaaaaaatgacaaaaccacacaatcaacacaaatttaacatccaccacagtgagttcaccaaacacctcctcactgtggtggaaggcaaaatcttaaagtctctgtctcttccctctttgttctccctctgcgccgaggcgacggttcaaactccgcgggtggtcacttccgccgccacagctccggggccgagtcgggtctccgctgccgctacctccgccacagcttcggggctgagtcgggtctccgccgccacagctccggggccgagtcgggtctctgctgctgctacctccgccacagcttcggggccgagtcgggtctccgctgctacagctccggggccgagtcgggtctccgctgccgttgCCGCCACAgcaccgaggccgccagctccgccattaggcctcggcgcagacggagacggggacgggtaATACGACAtaaaaaaaagtcgcatcccccgaaggaagagaccaaagcatgtttctcccacccaccccacccacacacatacacaacttaataaaacaaaattaactaaaacatgacaaggaacaaaaagaaagaaaaaaacacagacggactgcaggtgggccgcagctgttaagccagcaccaccatcttgCCATCGCTTGTTGCTGTGAAATGTGTAGGCCAAAGGGTCCACTCTAAACGCAACTAGTAGAGGCCACattatgggtcgggacccttgagaCTGAATGCACATTGCACTTTAAGATAATGTCGACACTCTGGAGATTTTCTCATCACCTCCTGAGCTGGAATATGTGTTTTTCTGCCTCACAGCTAGAATTGGTTCATGATCAAGGCCTGGTCCAAGCAGCACTGATGGCCATGGTGAGGAGTTCCACAGTTTAGCCTAGTCACATGATGCTGGTTTGCTGAATACATTAAAGGTCTTGGATTACTGTCAGGGAGCACTAGAACTCTGATACCATTCACGGAACACTTGGTTGCTCAGATTTTCTTCCTGCATTAGTCAGTCGTGAAACATGATATGGTGCGGAGCAATGATTTATACTCTTGGGACCAGGAGGCAGAATAACCTGGAGACATGCAGCTCATTCTTTACGGCCAGGATTACACCGTGACTTGTTCATAACGCCACACTGTTCTTTGTGCCTCACCCCAACCTCATCATTCTCCACCATCTGGCCTCCACTCACAAACATCTTGGAGATTggtgtcatagagcatggaaacaggcccttcagcccagcctgTCCATGcagcatccaagctagtcccacctgcccgcgtttggcccgtatccctcaaaacctatcctatccaattACCCATCTAAATGCCGTTTaaagttatagtacctgcctcaactgcctcctctggcagctcgttccatacacccaccaccccaaaTGAAGCAGTTGCTCCTCAAGGTTCCCcttgccccactcaccttcaacctaattggtctggtttcttcccacatcccaaagacgtgcgggtttgtaagttaattggcctctgtacattgtccctagtgcgtaggggagtggatgagaaaatgggataaccttGCACGGGTGATCAATATCAGTATCCGTAtggacttaagcccctgtcctactttcacgaccttgattataatcatgtattatctttcctctggctgcttagcacacaacaaaaccttttcactgcatcagaaggatgagaggagatcttattgaaacatataagattgttaagggttcggacacgctagaggcaggaaacatgttcccgatgttgggggagtccagaaccaggggccacagtttaagaataaggggtaaggcatttagaacagagatgaggaaacactttttccacacagagagttgtgagtctgtggaattctctgccacagaggggggtggaggcaggttctctggatactttcaagagagagttagatagagctcttaacgatagcggagtcaggggatatggggagaagacaggaactgattgtggatgatcagccatgatcacattgaatggtgttgctgactcgaagggccgaatggcctactcctgcacctattgtctattggtacacgtgccaataaactgaactgaacgaagGCTCAGCCTGAAACAGCCTGCGGCCCATTTGTTTGCAGCAACATGGGACGGCGTGAATAGATCGATTCCTAGTGTGAAAATTCACATCTCGTGAACAGCAGAACTAAAGTCCCCCAACAAATACAAGCTTTGTGCCACAACTTACTTAACTTCCTGACACAAATCCACCTAATTTTTCCATGACAACTCTCTGGTCCCTGAGGAGGATCTACTATCATTCAATACAATCACCCCTCTCTTTCACAGATTTTACTTACCTGTAAATCTAGAAGTCCATCCTGCGCTCTGTACCGTTCCTTTTGCTCTGTCTATGTgctcgagtttgacttgattgaagTTATGTTTCGTATTAGCcaatctgtttggacagcatgcattAGTGGTAGGGTTTTTCACCGTAACTTGGTATGTTTACAGATAACAGCCAAACTCATCCGTTCCAACCaagatctaagctagtcccatctgcccacattagTCCAGATCACTCAACACTTCTCctatccaagggccgaatggcctactcctgcacctattgtctatctccctctcaaccccattctcctgccttctccccataacccctgactgcacgtttcaggtcgagatctttcctcagactgacacttcaacccaactcatcgaatcccgaaatgtcacccattccttctctccagagatgctgactgtccaatgCCGGATTCACCTATAGACTTGAtatgctgaagcctagggcctcaaaatccagggggcctctggccaaggtgtataatatttttgacactgtcataggcctttcatacatatgctgtcacaatgcactgtagtctctaaacaacccttcagtaattttccttgccctccatttcagaataatactgttttaagccgataactcgacactagcactggcaataaataaataaataaataaatgggctGCTTTCCAGCCCCGTATCTCATTGGcgacgctcggctgcacatcggtgtcaatctgatgGCACTGAGCCCCGGCAAACTTTCCCACGTGCTCCAGTAAGCAACGATGGCGGATGCAGCCAGGAACATCTTTGGACACTTGCGGGCTTCAAAAGTCAAAAACTCAGGGGTGGGTTGGGAAGTGTAAAGATATTTGAACTAGGAAGTTGGCAAGGAGCAACGCTAGGGGTAGAGCTGATAATAGTTGCTAGAAGCCTACTGTGGTGCTGTGGTTGCCACTGTCAGCTTCGTAATAAAACTAAGCTTATTTGTAGCATCTGTGTTAACGATAGGAAAAGCATTCTCGTTTTGTAAACGGTTTTtggaagcagatttgattcagGTTTTTTAATATAATTGTAATTTTGTAATTGTATAATTGAGCAACAAGCAAAGGCCACCTGGCCAGATGTTAACGACAGAACTGCCACAAGGAGACAAAGAGTAAGGAAATGGCAAGGAAATGATGGaagtgcacctggtcctgatgctttaCAGGAACTCTCTTCAAGAGACAAGTTTAGGATAAAATCCTTTATTTCCATCTtcttctagtcgtgggggtggggggggggggggggggggcggtgggtaggttggaggttgggggggggttgggggaggcctCACAAGTGTAATAGCCTTCGGCATCTctacatctaaatccggcactgtgcctatcctgctgagtgactccagttttttgtgcctaaaccagcatctgcagtttcttcctccacAATTAGAATGACAATGTACTCATAAAACTTGGAACAGCATTATATCAGCATTTAGCAACCAAACCAAAAAAACAAAATAGCCAAACACACAATTACATGAATGAAACCACCTGCAAACATGAAACAATACGAGCTAAAAATAACGTTTCCTCTGGCTCCAGCAACATGCTGGATAACTGTTGTCCCACACAAAGCGCACCGCTTCAAATGACAGCACGGTGAGTCCAAGGATTGCTTGCGACTTGCCTCACCCTAAATAAACTTTCGCGGCGATGAACTGTAGCAAGGAACACATTTG
Coding sequences within:
- the LOC116966360 gene encoding vegetative cell wall protein gp1-like, producing the protein MVSRTPGPPHTWSHAHLGPPHTWVPLTPGSPSHLVPCAPGSPAHLGPPHTWVPRTPGPPHTWVPLTPGSPAHLVPRTPGSPAHLGPPHTWVPLTPGSPSHLGPPHTWVPLTPGSPHTWPPSHLGPPHTWAPLTPDPPRTWVPLTPGSPAHLCPPHTWPPSHLAPLTPGPPSHLAPLTPGSPAHLGPPHTWVPLTPGSPSHLGPPHTWSHAHLCPPHTRVPRTPGSPSHLGRPHTWVPRTPGSP